From the genome of Candidatus Baltobacteraceae bacterium, one region includes:
- a CDS encoding branched-chain amino acid ABC transporter permease, with the protein MNETLPPVRNRMRTILPSAITLAVIAAVFALAPEVYHNRSLLFSMMTFVVLAQGLNLLYGFTGYLPFGYVGFFGTGAYATSLLVLHSSLPVLVCVLLGGVAAVIVGVILGPLLRLNGAYFAIANLAASQIIYNIVSNQDLAGVTGGPYGLKIDQVYNPIASYFTMLVIVLIATGLAAHFRFSRFGLALRAMNQDPTSAAMAGIDVVRNRVIVWLTSAAVAGLAGGAYAWNLSVFYPDAVFTLQISVFAIVFALFGGVGTVLGPVVGAVVLYALYNAVGISAPQYFEFIYGALIVILVLFLPNGLMSLLTRRGVRVL; encoded by the coding sequence GTGAACGAAACGCTGCCGCCGGTACGCAACCGGATGCGCACGATTCTCCCGTCGGCAATCACGCTCGCCGTGATCGCCGCCGTGTTCGCGCTCGCGCCCGAAGTCTACCACAATCGCAGCCTCTTGTTTTCGATGATGACCTTTGTCGTGCTCGCGCAAGGGCTCAATTTGCTCTACGGGTTTACCGGGTATCTTCCGTTCGGCTACGTGGGATTTTTCGGAACCGGCGCGTACGCGACGTCGCTCCTCGTGCTGCATTCCAGCCTGCCGGTGCTCGTCTGCGTGTTGCTCGGAGGAGTGGCTGCGGTAATCGTAGGCGTCATTCTCGGGCCGCTGCTCCGATTGAACGGCGCGTATTTTGCGATCGCCAATCTCGCGGCTTCACAAATCATCTACAACATCGTTTCGAACCAAGACCTCGCCGGCGTGACCGGCGGCCCTTACGGATTGAAGATCGATCAGGTCTACAATCCCATCGCAAGTTACTTCACCATGCTCGTCATCGTACTCATCGCAACCGGACTCGCCGCGCATTTTCGTTTCTCGCGCTTCGGCCTCGCGCTTCGCGCGATGAACCAGGATCCGACCAGCGCGGCGATGGCCGGCATCGACGTGGTGCGCAACCGAGTGATCGTATGGCTCACGTCGGCGGCGGTCGCGGGACTCGCGGGGGGCGCCTACGCGTGGAACCTCTCGGTGTTCTATCCCGACGCGGTCTTCACGCTGCAGATTTCGGTCTTCGCGATCGTCTTCGCGCTCTTCGGCGGCGTCGGAACCGTGCTCGGCCCGGTGGTCGGCGCGGTCGTCCTGTACGCGCTCTACAACGCCGTCGGGATCTCGGCGCCGCAGTACTTCGAATTCATCTACGGCGCGCTGATCGTGATACTCGTCCTGTTTTTGCCGAACGGCCTGATGTCGCTCTTGACCCGGCGAGGCGTCCGTGTCCTCTGA
- a CDS encoding ATP-binding cassette domain-containing protein, with translation MTKRFGGLTALDRVGFSVAPSEILGLVGPNGSGKTTAINVISGIYHADAGSVWFDGRRIDRVPSFRRVPLGINRTFQVPKPFHAMTVRENVEVAAYFGAHAPVDIDAVLTQVDLEGQADLLASGLNVNQQKRLDLGRALATSPKLLLVDEIGAGLNPGELTIIADLLRNLAARGIALIVVEHLLEFLNRIAHRVIVLSAGRMLFEGTLEGASRNPDVVAAFIGG, from the coding sequence GTGACGAAACGCTTCGGAGGCCTTACGGCACTCGATCGCGTCGGCTTCTCGGTTGCGCCGAGCGAGATCCTCGGTTTGGTCGGGCCGAACGGGTCGGGCAAGACGACGGCGATCAACGTCATTTCCGGCATCTATCATGCGGACGCGGGAAGCGTGTGGTTCGACGGCCGCCGGATCGACCGCGTACCAAGTTTTCGGCGCGTTCCGCTGGGCATCAATCGAACCTTTCAGGTTCCCAAGCCCTTTCACGCGATGACGGTGCGCGAAAATGTCGAAGTAGCCGCATACTTCGGTGCGCATGCGCCCGTCGACATCGACGCGGTCCTCACGCAGGTCGACCTCGAAGGTCAAGCCGATCTCCTCGCCTCCGGGCTCAACGTCAATCAGCAAAAGCGGCTCGACCTGGGGCGCGCGCTCGCGACCTCGCCCAAACTCTTGCTGGTCGACGAAATCGGCGCCGGCCTGAACCCCGGCGAACTCACGATCATCGCCGATCTCTTGCGCAACCTGGCGGCGCGCGGCATCGCGTTGATCGTAGTCGAACATCTGCTCGAGTTCCTGAACCGTATCGCGCACCGCGTCATCGTATTGAGCGCCGGCCGGATGTTGTTCGAGGGAACGCTCGAAGGCGCGTCACGCAACCCTGATGTGGTTGCCGCGTTCATCGGCGGTTAA
- a CDS encoding ABC transporter ATP-binding protein translates to MALLELRGVQSGYGAMQTLWGIDLDVEFGETVLLLGANSAGKTTLLRTIIGLLPCWSGTIRFEGEQIERLSPDQRIRRGIAFMSEQGVFATLTIEENLRLGGYFLSASEVRRRSRHLFELFPDLAKKRRDLAASLSGGQRKMLGIAKVLISHPKLFLMDEPSSGLAPVFVKQVVQVLREAVGTQTALLLAEQNVAFLPLAQRGYLIDGGRVRVSGTRAQLEASDAVREAYFGL, encoded by the coding sequence ATGGCGTTACTCGAGTTACGCGGCGTTCAGTCGGGCTACGGCGCGATGCAGACCCTGTGGGGAATCGATCTCGACGTCGAATTCGGGGAGACCGTGCTTCTGCTCGGCGCGAACAGCGCGGGAAAGACGACGCTTCTTCGGACGATCATCGGGCTGCTGCCATGCTGGAGCGGAACGATTCGTTTCGAGGGCGAGCAGATCGAGCGGCTCTCTCCCGACCAGCGCATCCGCCGCGGCATCGCATTCATGTCGGAGCAAGGCGTCTTTGCGACGCTGACGATCGAGGAGAACCTTCGGCTCGGCGGATATTTTCTGAGCGCGAGTGAGGTGCGCCGGCGCAGCCGTCATCTCTTCGAACTCTTTCCCGATCTGGCCAAGAAGCGGCGGGATCTCGCGGCGTCGCTATCCGGCGGCCAGCGCAAGATGCTCGGCATCGCGAAGGTGTTGATCTCGCATCCCAAGCTTTTCCTGATGGATGAACCCTCGTCGGGGCTCGCGCCGGTCTTCGTCAAGCAAGTGGTTCAGGTGCTGCGCGAGGCGGTGGGGACGCAGACTGCACTTTTGCTCGCCGAACAGAACGTCGCGTTTCTCCCGCTTGCGCAGCGAGGCTATTTGATCGACGGCGGCCGCGTTCGCGTTTCCGGCACTCGGGCGCAGCTCGAAGCGAGCGACGCGGTGCGCGAAGCCTACTTCGGACTCTAG